Proteins co-encoded in one Salvia splendens isolate huo1 chromosome 4, SspV2, whole genome shotgun sequence genomic window:
- the LOC121799366 gene encoding probable LRR receptor-like serine/threonine-protein kinase At2g24230 has protein sequence MGVGIFCFYSFLVVTLVIRPLVCQQPNTDESFLLEFFEKMGLNPPHKYGYSGSFCSWRGVVCDDGGENVVKLEASGVGLSGVIPDTTIGKLKKLESLDLSSNKITTLPSDFWSLGSLIKLNLSHNQICGSLSSNIGNFGHLQSLDLSFNIFDGSIPETFSSLSKLESLNLSDNGFESSVPSGILQCLNLVSVDLSENNLNGSLPSGFAAALPKLRFLSLAENEVVGRDSDFSGMKSVSYLNLSGNLFKGSVLGVFEGTLEVVDLSRNQFQGHIPEVNPSTFNWSNLLYLDMSENELSGEIFFTGLHHSMNLRHINLAHNRFTKQDLFINADVLTHLDYLNLSATGLVGEIPSNISGLTSLATLDLSDNHLSSHIPPLMLKSLRFLDLSHNNLTGDIPLVVMDELHHMDSFNFSYNNLSFCGSQFPPETLQASFIGSTNSCPIAANPDFFKKKPPMHRGLKIALALTIPMVFLLVGLLVLAFRCRRKTRTWAVKQDSCKEEQTVFPGPFSFQTDSTTWVADVKQATSVPVVIFEKPLLNFTFADLLSATSHFDRATLLAEGRFGPVYGGLMPGGLHVAVKVLVHGSTMTDHEAARELEYLGRIKHPNLVPLTGYCLAGEQRIAIYDYMENGNLQNLLHDLPLGIQKTEDWSTDTWVDENNGIQNVGPEGSLITWRFRHKVALGTARALAFLHHGCIPPIIHRDVKASSVYLDSNLEPRLSDFGISNIFGNGSEDEIARASPGYLPPEFLEQEGSSSPMAPTPMSDIYGFGVILFELITGKKPVGDVYQEANLTTWVRGLVRRDQASRAIDPKIRGTAPDSQIIEALKIGYLCTAEIPSKRLSMQQVVGLLKDLEQITL, from the coding sequence TTAAACCCACCCCACAAATATGGATATTCTGGCTCTTTCTGTTCATGGAGAGGTGTGGTTTGTGATGATGGGGGAGAAAATGTTGTGAAGCTAGAAGCTTCTGGAGTGGGTTTATCTGGTGTGATTCCTGATACAACTATTGGGAAATTGAAAAAGCTTGAATCTTTGGATCTTAGCAGTAACAAGATTACCACCTTGCCTTCTGATTTTTGGAGTTTGGGTTCTCTCATAAAGCTTAATCTTTCACACAACCAAATCTGTGGGAGTCTTTCTAGTAACATTGGAAATTTTGGGCACCTTCAAAGCTTGGACCTTTCGTTTAACATATTTGATGGGAGCATCCCAGAAACATTCAGTTCTTTGTCAAAGTTGGAGTCTTTGAACCTCAGTGACAATGGGTTTGAATCCAGTGTCCCATCAGGAATCTTGCAGTGTTTGAATTTAGTTTCTGTTGATCTGTCTGAAAACAATCTCAATGGCTCTCTTCCTAGTGGCTTTGCTGCTGCATTGCCAAAGCTCAGGTTCTTGAGCTTGGCAGAGAACGAGGTTGTTGGTCGGGATTCGGACTTTAGTGGGATGAAATCGGTGAGCTATCTGAATCTCTCTGGGAACTTGTTCAAGGGTTCTGTTTTAGGTGTGTTTGAAGGGACATTGGAGGTGGTGGATTTGAGCAGGAATCAGTTTCAAGGCCACATTCCTGAGGTAAACCCCTCCACTTTCAATTGGTCGAATTTGCTGTATTTGGATATGTCTGAGAATGAGTTGAGTGGTGAGATTTTCTTCACCGGATTGCATCATTCAATGAATCTTAGACACATTAATCTTGCACACAACAGATTCACCAAACAGGACTTGTTTATCAATGCTGATGTGCTCACACATTTAGACTATCTGAATTTGTCTGCAACTGGTTTGGTTGGTGAGATTCCTAGCAACATCTCAGGACTAACTAGTTTAGCAACCCTTGATCTCTCTGACAACCATCTCAGCAGCCACATTCCGCCTCTCATGTTGAAGAGCCTCAGATTTCTCGACCTTTCGCACAACAATCTAACAGGAGATATCCCATTGGTGGTGATGGATGAACTCCATCATATGGATAGCTTCAATTTCTCATACAACAACCTTAGCTTTTGTGGGTCCCAGTTCCCCCCGGAAACTCTTCAAGCTTCGTTCATAGGATCGACTAATAGCTGCCCCATTGCTGCCAATCCGGACTTCTTCAAGAAAAAGCCTCCAATGCATAGAGGGCTAAAGATTGCTCTGGCTCTGACCATCCCCATGGTGTTTTTGCTCGTGGGGTTGCTTGTGCTAGCATTTAGGTGTCGTAGAAAAACAAGAACATGGGCGGTGAAGCAGGATTCTTGCAAGGAGGAGCAGACCGTCTTCCCGGGGCCCTTCTCGTTCCAGACAGATTCAACCACTTGGGTGGCTGATGTTAAGCAGGCAACATCAGTGCCCGTAGTCATCTTTGAGAAGCCCTTGCTGAATTTCACATTCGCGGACTTGCTATCCGCGACCTCTCATTTTGATAGGGCCACGTTGCTGGCAGAAGGGAGATTTGGGCCTGTCTACGGTGGATTGATGCCCGGGGGGTTACATGTTGCTGTTAAGGTTTTGGTTCATGGTTCCACGATGACAGACCACGAAGCTGCAAGGGAGCTTGAGTATCTTGGTCGAATCAAGCACCCTAATCTCGTTCCATTAACGGGATATTGCTTGGCCGGTGAGCAGAGGATTGCTATCTACGATTACATGGAGAACGGGAACTTGCAGAACTTGCTACATGATCTGCCACTCGGGATTCAAAAGACGGAAGATTGGAGCACAGACACATGGGTAGATGAGAACAACGGGATACAGAACGTTGGCCCTGAAGGGTCACTAATAACATGGAGGTTCAGGCACAAGGTCGCGCTTGGCACTGCTCGTGCACTCGCGTTCCTCCATCACGGCTGCATCCCTCCCATCATCCACCGAGACGTCAAAGCAAGCAGCGTCTACCTGGACTCAAACTTGGAGCCAAGGCTGTCAGATTTCGGGATTTCAAATATTTTCGGGAATGGAAGCGAAGATGAGATTGCTCGTGCATCCCCGGGGTATCTGCCACCAGAGTTTCTCGAGCAAGAAGGCAGCTCCTCACCGATGGCACCAACGCCCATGTCAGACATATATGGATTCGGAGTGATCTTATTCGAGTTAATCACCGGGAAGAAGCCGGTTGGGGATGTGTATCAAGAAGCAAACTTAACTACTTGGGTGAGGGGACTAGTGAGGAGGGACCAGGCATCACGAGCTATCGACCCCAAGATCCGTGGGACTGCACCAGACTCACAGATCATCGAGGCTTTGAAGATCGGGTACCTTTGCACGGCCGAAATTCCTTCCAAGAGGCTAAGCATGCAACAGGTAGTTGGCCTGCTCAAGGATCTTGAACAAATTACACTATAG
- the LOC121799367 gene encoding leucine aminopeptidase 1-like codes for MASIRVASTSFTLRASASPSSSFSSSYCNFSASVFTKFEFGLSWRGKRMAHSITRAALGLTEPKQIDPPKIAFSAKEIDLVEWKGDILAVGVTEKDMERDENSAFKNVILQKLDLHLGGLLSEASSEEDFTGKAGQSTVLRLPGVGSKRVGLIGLGGASARTAYRSLGESVAAAAKSSRGINVAITLASSEGIAAELKPSTASAIATGAILGTFDDNRFKSESKKPSLQSIDILGLGIGPEIEKKLKYAEDVCSGIILGKELVNAPANVLTPGVLAEEATRIASDHSDVFTVKILDEEQCKELKMGSFLAVGAASCNPPHFIHLCYKPPGGTVRTKLALVGKGLTFDCGGYNIKTGPGSMIELMKFDMGGSAAVLGAAKSLGKIKPDGVEVHFIVAACENMISGTGMRPGDILTASNGKTIEVNNTDAEGRLTLADALVYACTQGAEKIVDLATLTGACIVALGPSIAGVFTPSDDLAEEMSRASENSGEKLWRLPLEETYWESMKSGVADMVNTGGRQGGSITAALFLKQFVDEKVQWMHIDMAGPVWNDKKKSATGFGVSTLVEWVIKNSS; via the exons ATGGCCTCCATTAGAGTAGCTTCGACTTCCTTTACTCTTCGTGCCTCGGCGTCGCCTTCGTCTTCCTTCTCGTCTTCATACTGTAATTTCTCCGCCTCTGTTTTCACTAAGTTCGAATTCGGTCTATCTTGGAGAGGAAAGCGCATGGCGCATTCCATTACTCGAGCAGCTCTTGGTCTCACCGAACCCAAACAGATCGATCCGCCAAAG ATTGCATTTTCGGCAAAAGAGATTGATTTGGTAGAATGGAAAGGAGACATACTTGCTGTGGGCGTCACGGAAAAGGACAtggagagggacgaaaattcgGCGTTTAAGAATGTAATACTGCAAAAGCTGGATTTGCATTTGGGGGGTTTGTTATCTGAAGCCTCGTCGGAGGAAGATTTCACTGGGAAGGCTGGTCAATCAACAGTGCTCAGGCTTCCTGGTGTTGGGTCTAAAAGGGTTGGTTTGATTGGGCTTGGAGGAGCATCGGCAAGAACAGCTTACCGCAGTCTCGGTGAGTCTGTGGCTGCTGCAGCAAAGTCTTCCCGGGGTATTAATGTTGCCATCACACTTGCTTCATCCGAAGGAATTGCTGCAGAACTGAAGCCAAGTACTGCTTCAGCTATAGCTACTG GAGCTATATTGGGGACATTTGATGATAACAGATTCAAATCAGAATCGAAGAAACCTTCTCTACAATCAATTGACATTCTTGGTCTTGGTATTGGACCTGAGATTGAGAAAAAACTCAAATATGCCGAAGATGTTTGTTCAGGGATCATTTTGGGAAAAGAGCTAGTGAATGCTCCCGCGAATGTACTCACACCTG GAGTACTAGCTGAAGAAGCCACAAGAATTGCATCTGACCACAGTGATGTATTTACGGTTAAAATATTGGATGAAGAGCAGTGCAAGGAATTGAAAATGGGGTCCTTTTTAGCTGTTGGCGCAGCGTCGTGCAATCCTCCACATTTCATCCATTTATGTTACAAGCCTCCAGGTGGAACAGTTAGAACCAAGCTGGCCCTGGTGGGAAAAGGCTTGACTTTTGATTG TGGTGGCTACAATATCAAGACAGGACCAGGTAGTATGATTGAACTCATGAAATTTGACATGGGAGGCTCAGCAGCAGTATTGGGTGCTGCAAAATCTCTAGGAAAAATCAAGCCTGACGGGGTTGAG GTTCACTTCATTGTTGCTGCCTGCGAGAATATGATAAGTGGAACAGGTATGCGTCCTGGGGACATCCTTACTGCTTCAAATGGGAAGACAATTGAG GTAAACAATACCGATGCTGAAGGAAGACTTACACTTGCTGATGCTTTGGTATATGCCTGTACTCAAGGTGCAGAGAAG ATAGTGGATTTGGCTACACTCACGGGAGCTTGTATAGTGGCTCTCGGACCCTCAATTGCAG GTGTTTTCACGCCAAGCGATGATCTAGCAGAAGAGATGTCAAGAGCTTCAGAGAACAGTGGGGAAAAACTATGGAGGCTGCCGTTGGAGGAAACTTACTGGGAGTCCATGAAGTCCGGAGTGGCTGATATGGTAAATACCGGTGGTCGTCAAGGTGGTTCCATCACCGCAGCTCTTTTCTTGAAACAG TTCGTTGACGAGAAGGTGCAATGGATGCACATCGACATGGCTGGCCCTGTTTGGAATGACAAGAAGAAGAGCGCAACTGGATTCGGGGTTTCAACGCTGGTTGAATGGGTAATCAAGAACTCTTCCTAA
- the LOC121799368 gene encoding 26S proteasome non-ATPase regulatory subunit 9-like, whose protein sequence is MVATNLKAETMKLMEKRSGIEEEMNVIIERLCQPGGPGLSGNLVDSEGFPRTDIDIPTVRADRHRLAELRSDHKDITEKMSQNIELLHSAKHTTATSSVKDSGPSAGMYASLGNSVAIDASSAMDADFGIGRAFAIVDEITELSPAAEDGLQLGDQILKFGNVGGGESFLQQLAAEAQQKQGEAVPLVVSRQGSLINLTVTPRTWPGRGLLGCHFRIL, encoded by the exons ATGGTGGCGACGAATCTGAAAGCGGAGACGATGAAATTGATGGAGAAGCGAAGTGGGATAGAGGAGGAGATGAATGTCATCATCGAACGCCTCTGCCAGCCCGGCGGCCCTGGCCTCTCCGGCAACCTTGTCGATTCCGAG GGGTTTCCGAGGACAGATATTGACATTCCAACTGTCAGAGCTGACAGGCATAGACTTGCTG AGTTGCGTAGTGATCACAAGGATATAACGGAGAAGATGAGCCAAAATATTGAGCTTCTTCATTCTGCAAAACATACTACAGCCACTTCATCTGTTAAAGATTCTG GGCCAAGTGCTGGCATGTATGCGTCCCTTGGCAATTCTGTAGCAATAGACGCTTCTAGTGCCATGGATGCGGATTTTGGCATCGGCAGAGCCTTTGCAATTGTCGATGAAATAACTGAGTTGTCTCCAGCTGCAGAAGATGGTTTACAACTGGGCGATCAGATTTTGAAATTTGGGAATGTGGGGGGAGGTGAGAGCTTTCTGCAGCAGCTTGCTGCTGAAGCTCAACAAAAGCAAGGTGAAGCTGTCCCCTTGGTTGTGTCGAGGCAGGGTTCTCTGATTAATCTGACTGTAACTCCTAGAACATGGCCGGGTCGAGGTTTACTGGG GTGCCATTTCCGGATCTTATGA